The proteins below are encoded in one region of Bacteroidota bacterium:
- a CDS encoding T9SS type A sorting domain-containing protein — protein MKRLNQIFLLLSIFIITVGFNFRDNPPSNWYQQFLNIGARQISDMTFVDSLTGYAITPYVTQNDTAFVFKTTNGGDNWFIAHKATGEFVGMNKIKFFNQSTGYCCGVGLYNNSTGLNRTINGGLNWTSLNVPDPFLVYQDMCVLNEDTIWLTGSDSFSGGVFRTTNGGLNWTQQLNLGGTNPEHIHMINGRTGFISNTSSSPYVMRTTNSGLNWTTVVSNEGFTDMHFVDSLTGWRAYGLMKKTTNGGLDWITQPLPSQTGLSQITKFSVLNKDTIWGVNGYYVYPNNEGRGVLYTTTNGGANWYFQVPDTNLKIFRYNYVQFTDKNHGWAYNLQTGIHTTLGGDPITAINPISLQTPSDYRLYQNYPNPFNPSTVISYQFSVAGFITIKVYNISGKEITTLINQRQPIGTYSISFDANKYNLSSGIYFYSFQTGNFKETKKMMLIK, from the coding sequence ATGAAAAGGCTAAACCAAATATTTTTACTCCTTTCAATTTTTATAATTACAGTTGGGTTTAACTTTCGGGATAATCCTCCGTCAAACTGGTATCAGCAGTTTCTTAATATTGGCGCTAGACAAATTAGTGATATGACTTTTGTTGATAGCTTAACGGGCTATGCGATAACTCCTTACGTAACTCAAAATGATACTGCATTTGTTTTTAAAACTACTAATGGAGGTGATAACTGGTTTATAGCACATAAGGCTACAGGAGAGTTTGTTGGTATGAACAAAATAAAATTTTTCAATCAATCAACAGGTTATTGTTGCGGAGTAGGGTTATATAATAATAGCACCGGACTCAATAGAACAATTAATGGTGGGTTAAATTGGACATCTCTGAATGTCCCTGACCCATTCTTAGTGTATCAAGATATGTGTGTTTTAAATGAAGATACAATCTGGCTTACTGGATCTGATAGTTTTAGCGGCGGCGTTTTTCGTACAACAAACGGTGGATTGAACTGGACACAACAATTGAATCTTGGAGGTACTAATCCCGAACATATTCACATGATAAACGGCAGGACAGGCTTTATATCGAATACCAGCTCAAGTCCTTATGTAATGCGAACAACCAACAGCGGATTGAACTGGACAACAGTTGTAAGCAATGAAGGCTTTACTGATATGCATTTTGTTGATAGTTTAACAGGGTGGAGAGCATACGGGTTAATGAAGAAGACAACAAACGGTGGATTGGACTGGATTACGCAGCCCTTACCATCGCAGACCGGCTTATCACAAATCACAAAGTTCTCTGTTTTAAATAAAGATACAATATGGGGAGTGAATGGCTACTATGTTTATCCGAACAACGAGGGAAGAGGAGTACTTTACACAACAACGAACGGCGGAGCTAACTGGTATTTTCAGGTTCCTGATACCAATTTAAAAATATTCAGGTATAATTATGTACAGTTTACAGATAAGAATCATGGATGGGCATACAACCTGCAGACAGGCATACATACTACTCTTGGCGGAGATCCTATAACAGCAATAAATCCAATTAGTTTGCAAACTCCATCTGATTACAGGTTATATCAGAATTATCCAAACCCATTTAATCCAAGTACAGTTATCAGTTACCAGTTTTCAGTTGCTGGTTTTATTACAATTAAAGTTTACAACATTAGCGGTAAGGAAATAACTACTCTCATAAATCAAAGACAACCAATAGGAACCTATTCTATAAGCTTTGATGCTAACAAATATAATTTGTCATCCGGCATTTATTTCTATTCATTTCAAACTGGGAATTTTAAAGAAACAAAAAAAATGATGCTAATTAAGTAA
- a CDS encoding site-specific integrase: MFFTYLVKEDQIDKSPCRNVPGPKEIEKEIIVFSDDLLLTILEETKHLDYKLYILFVFLSLTGMRVIDALNLTPDNFVMTENYIKLNVSKTKLFRTFPLYEELRIFIEEEMKPLLSLPKDQKIFEGFTRGSIGQRFRRMKKRFEIPNNYTITLKTFRKTLATRMLNAGVRIEFVSKLLHHKKLTTL; this comes from the coding sequence ATGTTCTTCACTTATTTAGTGAAAGAAGATCAGATTGATAAATCTCCTTGCAGAAATGTGCCGGGTCCCAAAGAAATTGAAAAAGAAATAATTGTATTTTCAGATGATTTACTTTTAACAATACTTGAAGAAACAAAGCATTTGGATTACAAACTCTATATTTTGTTTGTGTTCCTTTCATTAACGGGTATGAGAGTGATAGATGCATTAAACTTAACTCCGGATAATTTTGTAATGACTGAAAACTATATAAAGCTTAACGTGTCAAAAACGAAATTATTCAGAACATTTCCCCTTTATGAAGAACTGAGAATATTTATAGAAGAAGAGATGAAACCACTGCTTAGTTTACCTAAAGACCAGAAGATATTTGAAGGATTTACACGTGGAAGTATTGGTCAAAGATTTCGCAGAATGAAGAAGCGATTTGAAATACCAAACAACTATACAATTACACTTAAGACATTCCGTAAGACTCTTGCAACAAGAATGTTAAACGCTGGAGTTAGAATAGAATTCGTAAGTAAATTGCTTCATCACAAGAAATTAACAACACTATGA
- the clpX gene encoding ATP-dependent Clp protease ATP-binding subunit ClpX, producing MSNRKSTLHAQVRCSFCGRPASKVSNMIKGGPVDGALKEVYICDICVSSAMQIIKHNNFSTTGLSTKNVRNRASLTPVMIKKFLDEYVIGQDRAKKALAVAVYNHYKRMDSLDFNYLDGVEIEKSNILLIGPTGTGKTFLAQSLARLLDVPFAIADATTLTEAGYVGDDVESILVHLLQNAGFDLSKAEKGIIYLDEIDKIARKGDSTSITRDVSGEGVQQALLKLLEGTIAGVPPKGGRKHPEQSLINVNTKNILFICGGAFDGLEKIVERRVANSSMGFGAEVYSKNDIERDDMLALTEPDDLVKFGLIPEFVGRLPVLTSLMSLDIKALFSILTEPKNAIIKQYQKLFRMEGVELEFHEDALKEIAKIAILRGTGARALRSIVENIMMDIMYKLPSKENVTNCIITKEVVMEGKEPIYMNANKKLFA from the coding sequence ATGTCAAACCGAAAATCTACTCTCCATGCACAAGTAAGATGTTCATTCTGCGGAAGACCTGCCAGTAAAGTTTCTAACATGATCAAAGGCGGTCCTGTAGACGGAGCATTGAAGGAAGTATACATCTGTGATATTTGCGTAAGCAGCGCTATGCAGATAATTAAGCATAACAATTTTTCGACAACAGGTTTAAGTACAAAAAATGTACGCAACAGAGCATCGCTTACTCCTGTAATGATTAAGAAATTTTTAGATGAATATGTAATCGGGCAGGACAGAGCCAAAAAAGCTTTAGCTGTTGCTGTTTACAATCATTATAAAAGAATGGACTCACTTGATTTCAACTACCTTGACGGTGTTGAAATTGAAAAGAGCAATATTTTATTAATAGGTCCTACAGGAACAGGTAAAACTTTTCTTGCGCAGTCACTTGCAAGATTGCTTGACGTTCCTTTTGCAATTGCCGATGCTACAACTTTGACAGAAGCCGGTTATGTAGGCGATGATGTTGAATCAATCCTTGTTCACTTACTTCAGAACGCAGGATTTGATTTAAGCAAAGCTGAAAAAGGAATTATCTACTTAGATGAAATTGATAAGATTGCGCGTAAAGGCGACAGCACTTCAATAACTCGTGACGTTTCAGGTGAAGGTGTTCAGCAGGCATTATTGAAATTACTTGAAGGCACAATTGCAGGCGTTCCTCCAAAAGGCGGAAGAAAACATCCCGAGCAGTCACTCATCAATGTAAACACAAAAAATATATTATTTATATGCGGCGGCGCTTTTGACGGATTGGAAAAAATCGTTGAAAGAAGAGTTGCAAACAGTTCAATGGGATTCGGAGCAGAAGTTTACTCAAAGAACGACATTGAAAGAGATGATATGCTTGCATTAACGGAGCCTGATGATTTAGTAAAGTTCGGATTGATTCCTGAATTTGTAGGAAGACTTCCTGTACTTACATCATTGATGTCTCTTGATATCAAAGCATTGTTCTCAATACTTACAGAACCAAAGAATGCCATCATAAAGCAGTATCAGAAATTATTCCGAATGGAAGGCGTTGAGCTTGAATTCCACGAAGACGCATTAAAAGAAATTGCAAAGATTGCTATACTGAGAGGAACAGGAGCGAGAGCTTTACGTTCCATAGTAGAAAACATTATGATGGATATAATGTATAAACTCCCCAGCAAAGAAAATGTTACGAATTGTATAATTACCAAGGAAGTTGTGATGGAAGGTAAAGAGCCGATTTACATGAATGCAAACAAAAAATTATTTGCTTAA